A stretch of Fundicoccus culcitae DNA encodes these proteins:
- a CDS encoding helix-turn-helix domain-containing protein produces MKMKHNQKHAQIGTFLRTLRLEKNLTEKDVAEALGVTERVIHQWEKGTYLPEITLLQPLANLYNVSTEDIINGSISSDSEGEERTTTDPQFFEYAATSSIEQQDVSRKKWFSLVSLVLLIVIASCMLIDFLTIGRFTWSLIVLISIGFAWGSIIPIFIMKKQPILTSMVTMSILTIPYLYLLDNVLSLDGILIRIAIPVAVAAYFYLWGLYVVYRYYDFPWIRIGMVAAFGGAILSAVINFVVSYNLDRPFFTVWNILSIVILVAIGVGLIFYERQKKTTPPE; encoded by the coding sequence ATGAAAATGAAACATAATCAGAAACACGCCCAAATAGGGACGTTTCTTCGAACGCTACGACTTGAAAAGAATTTAACTGAAAAAGATGTTGCTGAAGCCTTAGGGGTGACTGAACGTGTGATTCATCAGTGGGAAAAAGGCACCTACTTGCCTGAAATTACCCTGCTACAACCACTCGCCAATCTGTATAACGTGTCAACCGAAGATATTATCAATGGTTCGATTAGTAGTGATAGTGAAGGCGAAGAAAGAACAACCACCGATCCACAATTTTTTGAATATGCGGCAACAAGTTCTATTGAACAGCAAGATGTTTCCAGAAAAAAATGGTTCTCCCTCGTGTCGCTCGTTTTATTAATAGTTATCGCATCTTGCATGCTCATTGACTTTTTAACGATTGGACGTTTTACTTGGTCATTAATCGTGCTCATTTCAATTGGTTTTGCCTGGGGCTCCATCATTCCGATATTTATTATGAAAAAACAACCCATTTTAACGAGTATGGTCACCATGTCGATTTTAACCATTCCATATTTGTACTTACTGGATAATGTATTATCTTTAGACGGTATTTTGATTCGCATAGCGATTCCAGTCGCTGTCGCAGCCTATTTCTATTTATGGGGACTCTATGTTGTTTATCGCTACTATGATTTTCCTTGGATACGTATTGGTATGGTTGCCGCTTTTGGTGGAGCCATTTTATCCGCCGTGATTAACTTTGTCGTGTCATACAATTTAGATAGACCCTTCTTTACAGTTTGGAACATCTTATCGATTGTTATACTAGTCGCTATCGGTGTCGGTTTAATCTTTTACGAAAGACAAAAAAAGACCACACCCCCTGAATAA
- a CDS encoding aldo/keto reductase, producing MRVLQQTFTLANGVEIPKIGLGTWQMSPDEAYNSTKFALENGYLHVDTAVSYRNQQAVGKAVKDSGLDRDTVYITTKIPGEVKTYDEAKATIEQSLKELDVEYIDLILIHAPRPWQVMHDRPIENHYYEENANVWRAMVEAYEAGQLKAIGVSNFSIDDLEHLMATTTVAPHVNQVIYHIGRTNQELLAFCQNNHILLEGYSPIATGRLLDNQQIKAIADKYDKSIPQICIRYLLEKDILPLPKSVHEDYILQNADVDFSIEADDMAYLDSL from the coding sequence ATGCGTGTTTTACAACAAACGTTTACTTTAGCAAATGGGGTTGAAATTCCCAAAATTGGGTTAGGTACATGGCAAATGTCACCCGATGAAGCGTATAATAGTACCAAATTCGCTTTAGAAAATGGTTATTTGCATGTGGATACGGCTGTAAGTTATCGTAACCAACAAGCGGTGGGTAAAGCAGTCAAGGATAGTGGTCTAGATCGGGATACGGTCTATATTACAACGAAGATTCCTGGTGAAGTGAAAACTTATGATGAAGCCAAAGCAACCATTGAACAGTCTTTAAAAGAATTAGATGTCGAATATATTGATTTGATTTTAATTCATGCGCCACGTCCTTGGCAGGTGATGCATGATCGACCTATTGAAAATCATTATTATGAAGAAAATGCTAATGTGTGGCGCGCCATGGTTGAAGCGTATGAAGCGGGTCAACTAAAAGCGATTGGTGTTTCTAATTTTAGTATTGATGATTTAGAACATTTAATGGCAACGACAACGGTTGCTCCTCATGTGAATCAAGTTATTTATCATATTGGTCGGACGAACCAAGAATTACTGGCTTTTTGTCAAAATAACCATATTCTTTTGGAAGGTTACTCACCCATCGCAACCGGTCGGTTATTAGATAATCAACAAATTAAGGCAATTGCGGACAAATATGATAAATCAATTCCACAAATTTGTATTCGATATCTATTAGAAAAAGATATTTTGCCGTTACCAAAATCTGTGCATGAAGATTATATTTTACAAAATGCGGACGTTGATTTTTCAATTGAAGCCGACGATATGGCTTATTTAGATAGCTTATAA
- a CDS encoding transporter substrate-binding domain-containing protein encodes MKNLVKKLMLAAMTLSLGLVGVTASVQAQDSESPVLDKIKADGKIVLGTSADFPPFEWHLVEDGQDTIVGFDIDIAQAIADALEVELVVEDMNFDSLVAAVKTGRVDMVMAGMNPTEERKKEVDFSDIYYQSGFVALVPADKVGDYADFNDIANLKVGVQKGTSQEAFVNETLTEAEITSMPKNDALIAAMMTNRLDAIIIDKIVGEQFVSVNPDIAIANFEVPHEEDGTAIAIAKGNEALLVEIQAVLDELTESGEIEELFIKNIDLMAGSVE; translated from the coding sequence ATGAAAAATTTAGTTAAAAAATTAATGTTAGCAGCCATGACTTTAAGTTTAGGCTTAGTAGGGGTTACCGCATCTGTTCAAGCTCAAGATAGTGAAAGTCCTGTGTTGGATAAAATTAAAGCAGATGGTAAAATTGTGTTAGGTACCTCAGCCGATTTCCCGCCATTTGAATGGCATTTAGTCGAAGATGGTCAAGATACGATTGTTGGCTTTGATATTGATATTGCTCAAGCGATTGCGGATGCCTTAGAGGTAGAGTTAGTGGTTGAAGATATGAACTTTGATAGTTTAGTGGCAGCCGTAAAAACAGGCCGTGTCGATATGGTAATGGCTGGTATGAACCCAACAGAAGAAAGAAAGAAAGAAGTAGATTTTAGTGACATTTATTATCAATCAGGCTTTGTTGCCTTAGTACCAGCAGATAAAGTTGGAGACTATGCTGATTTTAATGATATTGCTAATCTTAAAGTAGGTGTTCAAAAAGGAACGTCACAGGAAGCTTTTGTTAATGAAACTTTAACTGAAGCTGAAATTACGTCGATGCCAAAAAATGATGCCTTGATTGCTGCAATGATGACCAATCGTTTAGATGCTATCATCATTGATAAAATTGTAGGTGAACAGTTTGTGTCTGTTAATCCAGATATCGCGATTGCCAATTTTGAAGTGCCACATGAAGAAGATGGGACAGCTATTGCTATTGCTAAAGGCAACGAAGCCTTGTTAGTCGAAATCCAAGCGGTACTAGACGAATTAACCGAATCGGGTGAAATTGAGGAACTTTTCATCAAAAATATCGATTTAATGGCTGGTTCAGTTGAGTAA